Proteins encoded within one genomic window of Geotalea daltonii FRC-32:
- a CDS encoding YncE family protein, translated as MYFRLFTALAGILMCAGYAAAYPFAYIPNPSQNTVSVVDTNGNNYLTPKISLGTGQSPFGVAVSANGKRVYISNKLSKSISVIDALTDVNNPTVITTISPLANTPSGIAINPAGTRLYVANNDAASLTVLDISALTPGTVAPTVLASPAVGNAPVGVAMDPAGTFVYVANSGSDTVSVIDTATNQVSGLPITVGSMPTGIAVGTVGSAVKIFVANQGSDNISIINAVTRAVTPVPVGAFPYTVAVAPDGSKAYVTNTFGDSISVINTADNSVTTPYLLPLGYSPMGLAITPDGTTLYAVNNTADAAPGNTSLGSLSSINLYSNAITNLPNTSGNPDFFNSPEALGNFIGPQLYTVTATSDTNGTVASIDGSKITSEANGNTFTQIVSPGDRPAYVLAPKQYYRVNNIAINGNIIDFRTDTNYNQTTSTYTFSPVNSDPSIDVTFIKDFDYVSVTRPADTVTANGAITSTPAGINCSASTSPSLCNVLFQEGASVTILATPNTGKYFVKWVGDRDKNGLLINNGALCDGLTTTSCTFTMSTYTHFTAVFSDTPVNDVVRMLSPGTTFYPTIQGAFNAVTAPTTDIQLALADFPESPNLNVSGAAFKLSGGWNADKTFTAQGPTPSTITGTLTITQGTLTVDNIAIK; from the coding sequence ATGTATTTCAGACTTTTTACAGCCCTAGCAGGCATACTGATGTGTGCGGGTTACGCCGCGGCATATCCATTTGCCTACATCCCCAACCCCAGTCAAAACACAGTATCCGTTGTCGATACCAATGGAAACAATTATCTTACCCCGAAAATATCGCTGGGCACTGGCCAGTCCCCATTTGGCGTGGCTGTCAGTGCTAATGGAAAGCGTGTCTATATCTCCAATAAACTGAGCAAAAGCATCTCGGTAATCGATGCACTCACCGATGTAAATAATCCAACTGTCATCACTACCATCAGCCCGCTTGCCAACACCCCCAGCGGTATAGCGATCAATCCCGCGGGAACGCGGCTTTATGTTGCAAACAATGATGCCGCTTCCCTTACCGTTCTCGATATATCGGCACTTACTCCCGGTACCGTTGCACCGACAGTGCTGGCATCCCCAGCAGTAGGCAATGCTCCTGTCGGTGTTGCCATGGACCCGGCTGGTACCTTCGTCTATGTTGCCAACTCCGGCTCAGATACCGTTTCGGTAATCGATACGGCAACCAACCAGGTTTCCGGCCTCCCCATAACGGTCGGCTCTATGCCCACCGGCATCGCGGTGGGCACTGTCGGCAGCGCTGTCAAGATTTTCGTTGCCAACCAAGGATCCGATAACATTTCGATAATCAATGCTGTAACAAGGGCCGTTACCCCCGTCCCGGTTGGAGCATTCCCTTACACGGTCGCAGTTGCACCAGACGGAAGCAAGGCTTATGTCACCAATACCTTTGGTGACAGCATCTCGGTCATCAACACAGCCGACAACAGTGTCACCACTCCATATCTGCTTCCCTTGGGATATTCGCCAATGGGCCTCGCCATAACCCCTGATGGGACAACTTTGTATGCGGTAAATAACACAGCGGATGCCGCTCCAGGCAATACCAGCCTGGGAAGCCTTTCATCCATCAATTTGTACAGCAACGCAATCACCAACCTCCCCAATACGTCGGGAAATCCTGATTTTTTCAACTCCCCCGAAGCTCTGGGTAATTTTATCGGCCCCCAACTCTACACCGTTACGGCCACATCCGACACCAACGGCACCGTCGCTTCAATCGATGGCAGCAAAATCACCAGCGAAGCCAATGGAAATACATTTACCCAGATCGTCAGCCCTGGCGACAGGCCGGCGTATGTTCTTGCGCCAAAGCAATATTACCGGGTGAATAACATCGCCATAAATGGCAATATTATCGATTTCAGGACCGATACCAACTACAATCAAACAACCTCCACCTATACATTCAGCCCTGTCAATTCCGACCCATCGATCGATGTTACCTTCATCAAGGACTTCGACTACGTCTCAGTCACGAGGCCTGCAGATACAGTCACAGCGAATGGTGCGATCACCAGCACCCCTGCAGGCATAAACTGCAGCGCCTCGACTTCTCCCAGCCTCTGCAATGTGCTGTTTCAGGAAGGTGCCTCTGTAACAATCCTGGCAACACCCAACACTGGTAAATACTTTGTCAAATGGGTCGGGGACAGAGATAAAAACGGACTTTTGATCAACAACGGTGCTCTCTGCGATGGCCTTACTACAACGAGCTGCACATTTACCATGTCCACCTACACTCACTTCACCGCCGTCTTCTCCGATACGCCAGTTAATGACGTTGTTCGCATGCTGTCACCGGGGACCACCTTTTACCCCACTATTCAAGGCGCCTTTAACGCTGTTACAGCACCGACAACTGATATACAACTTGCCCTGGCAGATTTCCCCGAAAGTCCGAATCTTAATGTCAGCGGTGCAGCATTCAAATTGAGCGGCGGGTGGAACGCAGACAAAACTTTCACGGCGCAAGGGCCAACGCCCTCCACCATCACTGGAACCCTTACCATTACCCAGGGCACTTTAACTGTAGACAACATTGCTATTAAATAA
- the cysC gene encoding adenylyl-sulfate kinase → MGANRLNITWHDRVLTKGDYLKRNGHQPLVLWFTGLSGSGKSTLAHAVEEELFRKGCYTYILDGDNIRHGLNSDLGFSEADRRENIRRIGEVAKLFVDAGIIVLAAFISPYREDRERVRALFEPAEFIEVFVNCDLAVCESRDPKGLYRKARSGELKQFTGIDSPYEVPFSPELVVNTACSTVKSGVQSVLAFVRDRGLINGD, encoded by the coding sequence ATGGGGGCAAACAGGCTGAATATCACCTGGCATGACAGGGTACTGACCAAGGGTGACTATCTTAAACGCAATGGGCACCAGCCTTTGGTGTTGTGGTTTACCGGACTTTCAGGGTCAGGCAAATCAACGCTTGCCCATGCCGTTGAAGAAGAGCTGTTCAGGAAAGGCTGCTATACGTATATACTGGATGGCGACAATATACGCCACGGACTCAACAGCGACCTTGGATTTTCTGAGGCTGACCGGAGGGAGAACATCAGGCGTATCGGGGAAGTTGCCAAGCTTTTTGTTGATGCCGGCATTATAGTTCTGGCAGCATTTATTTCTCCTTACCGGGAAGACCGGGAGAGGGTTCGGGCACTTTTCGAACCTGCTGAATTTATCGAGGTATTTGTCAATTGCGACCTTGCTGTATGTGAAAGCCGCGATCCGAAAGGGCTTTATCGCAAGGCACGTTCAGGAGAGTTGAAGCAGTTCACCGGGATCGACAGCCCATATGAAGTGCCTTTTAGCCCCGAGCTGGTTGTCAATACTGCATGCAGTACGGTGAAAAGCGGTGTCCAGTCGGTGCTTGCATTCGTTAGGGACCGGGGACTGATAAACGGTGATTAG
- the cysD gene encoding sulfate adenylyltransferase subunit CysD codes for MTHLEELENKSIYILREAYKNFDNLCMLWSIGKDSTVMLWLVRKAFFGHCPIPLVHIDTSYKIKEMIAYRDQLAEEWGLTLVVGQNKDALEKGMNPALGRMECCTALKTEGLRRTLADKKYNGVIVGVRSDEEGTRAKERYFSPRDKNNDWDFREQPPELWDQFKTRFEPGTHVRIHPLLDWTEINIWEYIKKENIPVIPLYFDQGSGSRYRSLGCAPCTGAIQSTAKTVDQIIEELRNTKVAERSGRAQDADRGMEKLRKDGYM; via the coding sequence ATGACGCATCTGGAAGAACTTGAAAATAAATCTATTTATATATTGCGCGAAGCATACAAGAATTTCGACAATCTCTGTATGCTCTGGTCCATTGGCAAGGATTCGACGGTGATGCTCTGGCTGGTGAGAAAGGCATTCTTCGGTCACTGTCCGATCCCGCTGGTGCACATCGATACCTCATATAAAATCAAGGAGATGATTGCCTATCGCGATCAATTGGCCGAGGAGTGGGGGCTGACCCTGGTGGTGGGGCAAAACAAGGATGCTCTGGAAAAAGGCATGAACCCTGCGCTGGGGCGTATGGAATGTTGCACTGCCTTGAAGACTGAGGGGCTACGACGCACCCTTGCCGATAAAAAATACAATGGAGTCATCGTCGGAGTACGTTCCGACGAAGAGGGTACCAGGGCAAAGGAGCGTTATTTTTCCCCCAGGGACAAGAACAACGACTGGGACTTCAGGGAGCAGCCCCCCGAGTTGTGGGACCAGTTCAAGACCCGCTTCGAGCCCGGAACCCATGTCCGTATCCACCCCCTCCTGGATTGGACCGAGATCAATATCTGGGAATATATAAAAAAGGAAAATATTCCGGTGATTCCACTGTATTTCGACCAGGGTAGCGGCAGTCGCTATCGCAGCCTTGGTTGTGCCCCCTGCACCGGCGCCATCCAGTCCACAGCGAAAACTGTCGATCAAATTATCGAAGAGCTGCGCAATACCAAGGTTGCAGAGCGTTCCGGGCGCGCCCAGGACGCCGATCGCGGCATGGAAAAATTGCGCAAGGATGGGTACATGTAG
- a CDS encoding four helix bundle protein, translating to MIGGSMSGDRPKARSHKDLQVWQRAMSLVVSLYELLRSFPADERFGLVDQIKRSAISIPSNIAEGAARQTSREYIQFLYIAAESAAELDTQLILAQRLGFSTEIETQLEELQIVRKQLNVMITTLRANHEK from the coding sequence GTGATCGGTGGAAGTATGTCTGGGGATCGGCCTAAAGCTAGAAGTCATAAAGACCTTCAGGTGTGGCAGCGAGCAATGTCTTTGGTGGTGTCCCTTTATGAATTGCTCAGGTCTTTTCCTGCCGATGAACGCTTCGGCTTGGTTGACCAGATCAAGCGTTCGGCTATCTCCATCCCTTCGAATATTGCTGAAGGGGCTGCACGACAGACCTCAAGAGAATACATTCAATTTCTGTATATCGCTGCCGAGTCAGCGGCAGAGCTTGACACGCAGCTTATACTTGCCCAGAGGCTTGGTTTTTCCACAGAGATCGAAACTCAACTGGAAGAATTGCAGATTGTCCGCAAGCAGCTGAACGTAATGATCACAACACTGCGAGCAAACCATGAAAAGTGA
- a CDS encoding GTP-binding protein, translating into MKSEKSPGTIHQSPTSNHESRRITNHQSRITNHQFLQVVFVGHVDHGKSTLLGRIYADTDSLPVGQLEKVRAICEQQGKTFEYAFLFDAFLEEQEQGITIDTARTFFNWGNRHYIIIDAPGHKEFLKNMISGAARAEAAVLIIDAAEGVAEQSKRHGYMLSLLGIRQIAVVVNKMDLVNHDQKVFEAIVTEYSAFLKELGVTPRQFVPASARNGDNVVTGSDAMPWYDGPTVLESLGRFEKLPSGEELPLRFPVQDVYKFDARRIIAGRVAAGMLKVGDSLVFSPSNKTAVIKTIEAFNVAHLPLSAGVGKSTGFTLDEQIFVERGEVASLKESLPEVTDLFRANLFWMGKNPMVGNRPYLLRLATKEVEMELAEIHRIIDAGSLDPVMAREQIEKNDVAEVTIRTKKPLALDCFCDCDITGRFVVVDGYDVCGGGIVTQVLDNDQETFRREARQRDIAWRRGEVQLGERVQRNGHNPGIILFTGESGTGKARLARHLERRLFDGGRQVYLLDGKNLLLGLGSDVTEQDKEEMVRRFGEVAQILLRAGQIVVSTTNTFAQADHQIISTLVYPHQVISVHMSFARGAVPEKTDLRFLESDDLKKAAKQIVEKMEELGILL; encoded by the coding sequence ATGAAAAGTGAAAAATCACCAGGCACCATTCACCAATCACCAACGTCCAATCACGAATCACGACGAATTACGAATCACCAATCACGAATCACCAATCACCAATTTTTACAAGTGGTTTTCGTCGGCCATGTGGACCATGGCAAATCTACCCTGCTCGGCCGCATTTACGCCGACACCGATTCCCTTCCCGTCGGCCAATTGGAAAAGGTACGGGCAATTTGCGAGCAGCAGGGAAAGACATTCGAATATGCCTTTCTTTTCGATGCCTTTCTTGAAGAGCAAGAGCAGGGAATCACCATTGACACTGCCCGCACATTTTTCAACTGGGGCAACAGGCACTACATAATCATCGATGCCCCAGGCCACAAAGAATTCCTCAAGAACATGATATCCGGTGCAGCAAGGGCGGAGGCCGCAGTTCTTATCATCGATGCAGCCGAAGGGGTTGCGGAGCAGTCGAAACGTCACGGTTACATGCTGAGTTTGCTGGGGATCAGGCAGATAGCCGTAGTCGTAAACAAGATGGATCTCGTAAATCATGATCAAAAAGTTTTTGAAGCAATAGTTACCGAATACTCAGCCTTCCTTAAAGAGCTCGGTGTCACACCGCGTCAATTCGTTCCTGCCAGCGCCAGAAACGGAGATAACGTGGTCACGGGCAGTGATGCCATGCCCTGGTATGACGGCCCTACCGTTTTGGAATCTCTCGGCCGTTTCGAAAAACTGCCCAGTGGAGAAGAATTGCCGTTGCGTTTTCCGGTGCAGGACGTCTATAAATTCGATGCCCGCCGGATCATTGCCGGCCGGGTCGCTGCAGGTATGTTGAAGGTCGGCGACAGTCTGGTCTTTTCCCCTTCCAACAAGACGGCGGTGATCAAAACCATCGAGGCTTTCAATGTTGCCCATCTGCCTCTTTCTGCCGGAGTCGGCAAATCTACCGGCTTCACTCTGGACGAACAGATTTTTGTCGAACGTGGCGAGGTAGCATCGCTGAAGGAATCCTTGCCGGAGGTAACCGACCTCTTCCGCGCCAATCTCTTCTGGATGGGCAAAAATCCCATGGTCGGCAATCGTCCCTATCTGCTTCGCCTGGCAACGAAGGAAGTGGAAATGGAGCTGGCCGAAATCCATCGCATCATCGATGCCGGCAGCCTTGACCCGGTAATGGCCAGGGAGCAGATAGAAAAGAATGACGTCGCCGAAGTCACCATAAGAACTAAAAAGCCTCTGGCTCTGGATTGTTTTTGCGACTGCGACATCACCGGGCGTTTCGTCGTTGTGGATGGCTATGATGTTTGCGGTGGGGGCATCGTCACCCAGGTACTGGACAACGACCAGGAGACCTTTCGCCGGGAGGCCAGGCAGCGCGATATTGCCTGGCGCCGCGGAGAAGTGCAACTTGGCGAGCGGGTGCAACGGAACGGGCACAACCCGGGCATCATCCTCTTTACGGGAGAAAGCGGCACCGGCAAGGCCCGCCTTGCACGTCATCTGGAGCGCCGGCTTTTCGATGGCGGGCGTCAGGTGTATCTCCTTGATGGGAAGAACCTGCTTCTCGGGCTTGGCTCCGACGTCACCGAACAAGACAAGGAGGAGATGGTCCGGCGGTTCGGCGAAGTTGCCCAGATTCTGTTGCGAGCCGGGCAGATTGTGGTATCGACCACCAATACCTTTGCCCAGGCAGATCATCAGATCATCAGCACCCTTGTTTATCCCCACCAGGTAATTTCCGTGCACATGTCCTTTGCCAGGGGGGCTGTACCGGAAAAAACCGATCTCCGCTTTCTCGAATCGGACGACCTGAAAAAGGCCGCCAAACAGATTGTGGAGAAGATGGAAGAGTTGGGGATCCTGCTGTAA
- a CDS encoding ABC transporter permease, whose protein sequence is MQALRMFSNFIAELWSRRHMIIELAKRDFKTKYLGSYLGMLWAFVHPTVYIIILWFVFQVGFKSQPQANYPFVLWMMCGIVPWFFFSECLQSATMSIIDNSFLLKKMAFSIGMLPIVKILSALVIHFFFILVVFVMILLYGLPISLHSLQVFYYLFAAITLLLGLSWLTSSLVVFLRDVGQLVAMALQFAFWVTPIFWSAKILPDKYANLVKLNPVYYLVEGYRESFIYKTWFWESHYVLTLYFWAVTGIIFVLGAVVFRRLRPHFADVL, encoded by the coding sequence ATGCAAGCATTAAGGATGTTCAGTAACTTCATTGCCGAATTGTGGTCGCGTCGGCACATGATCATCGAGCTGGCAAAACGGGATTTCAAAACCAAGTACCTCGGCTCTTACCTGGGGATGCTCTGGGCTTTTGTTCACCCGACAGTGTATATAATTATTCTCTGGTTCGTTTTTCAGGTGGGCTTCAAGTCACAGCCCCAGGCCAATTATCCGTTCGTCCTCTGGATGATGTGCGGCATCGTTCCCTGGTTCTTCTTCAGTGAATGCCTGCAGAGCGCTACCATGTCCATCATCGACAACAGCTTTCTTCTTAAAAAGATGGCTTTCAGCATCGGCATGCTTCCCATCGTCAAAATTCTCTCCGCGCTGGTAATCCACTTTTTCTTTATCCTGGTCGTTTTCGTCATGATCCTTCTCTATGGGCTGCCGATTTCCCTTCACAGCCTGCAGGTTTTTTACTACCTGTTCGCCGCCATAACACTGCTCCTTGGCCTGTCCTGGCTTACATCCTCACTGGTGGTTTTCCTCAGGGATGTGGGGCAATTGGTTGCCATGGCTTTGCAGTTCGCCTTCTGGGTGACCCCCATCTTCTGGTCGGCAAAGATCCTCCCCGATAAGTACGCTAACCTGGTCAAGCTCAACCCTGTCTACTACCTGGTGGAAGGCTACCGGGAAAGCTTCATCTACAAGACCTGGTTTTGGGAGAGCCACTATGTGCTGACCCTCTATTTTTGGGCTGTTACCGGCATTATTTTTGTGCTGGGTGCGGTCGTGTTCAGGAGGCTGCGGCCACATTTCGCGGATGTTTTGTAG
- a CDS encoding CopG family ribbon-helix-helix protein, with protein MLKAANITVRIKPTTKMRIDALAQATKRSKSYVVEEALEQYLEVNEWQVKGIEAALHEADSSDAEWVDHKDVLAKWEAKFADKVA; from the coding sequence ATGCTGAAAGCAGCTAATATAACTGTTCGTATCAAACCAACAACCAAGATGCGCATCGATGCCCTGGCGCAGGCTACCAAGCGCTCTAAGTCCTATGTCGTCGAGGAGGCGTTGGAACAGTACCTGGAGGTAAACGAGTGGCAGGTTAAAGGGATCGAGGCCGCCTTACATGAGGCCGACAGTTCCGATGCTGAATGGGTTGATCATAAAGATGTCCTGGCAAAGTGGGAGGCCAAGTTTGCGGATAAAGTGGCTTAG
- a CDS encoding type II toxin-antitoxin system RelE/ParE family toxin produces the protein MRIKWLRQALLDLDEVESYIARDNPVAAIGVVTKIVKMVSVLEKQPGLGRPGRVPGSKELVIPDTPFIVPYRVKDGLVQVLRVYHTSRRWPDNI, from the coding sequence TTGCGGATAAAGTGGCTTAGACAGGCGCTTCTTGATCTCGATGAAGTAGAAAGCTATATTGCCAGGGACAATCCAGTTGCAGCTATAGGTGTGGTAACTAAAATAGTCAAAATGGTTTCTGTTCTTGAGAAGCAGCCGGGACTTGGTCGTCCTGGTCGCGTCCCAGGCTCCAAGGAACTTGTTATTCCCGATACTCCTTTCATTGTTCCTTACCGGGTGAAGGATGGCTTGGTGCAGGTATTACGGGTCTATCATACATCAAGAAGGTGGCCAGATAACATTTAG
- a CDS encoding radical SAM protein, translating into MKLVQMVQKVKNICLNNVEKTNTMAQRHYKFAYIEPVRACPVKCIPCPVGRNVLFKHPVVVLDLEIARRCFAKLRGQFGIDTLIMGNWGEPLLHPQFPELVQLARSSGFRQIEVSTSLSVKCDMASIIGAGLDCIQISMSGITKDVYNQSHRFGDFDLIFKNLESLVSLNKVKTTPAGIVIRWHRYHHNEAQFEAVSNFCKDLGLGLLPYFGHLGSIEAMRDWSNHQLEEPLKSFVYNSVFTEFIEKACILNKGATNCKQSEFVVLDADGSLVFCCSCYKNYKTNAPFLAMSASEIESFKSPNSTICSLCLGSGWSGYMNRPKTLEEYDGCISLGAT; encoded by the coding sequence ATGAAGCTGGTGCAAATGGTTCAGAAGGTAAAAAATATTTGTCTTAACAATGTAGAAAAAACAAACACTATGGCGCAAAGACATTATAAATTTGCATATATAGAACCTGTCAGAGCATGTCCGGTAAAGTGTATTCCTTGTCCTGTTGGCCGAAACGTACTTTTTAAGCATCCTGTGGTGGTCTTGGATCTGGAGATTGCTCGCAGGTGTTTTGCAAAGCTCAGGGGACAATTCGGTATAGATACATTAATAATGGGGAATTGGGGGGAGCCATTACTTCATCCGCAATTCCCTGAACTCGTGCAGCTGGCTAGGAGTTCAGGGTTTAGACAGATAGAAGTATCAACTTCACTTTCAGTAAAATGCGATATGGCTAGTATTATAGGTGCAGGGCTAGACTGTATCCAGATTTCTATGTCAGGAATAACAAAAGACGTTTACAATCAAAGTCACAGATTTGGAGACTTTGACCTTATATTTAAGAATCTTGAATCTTTAGTCAGTCTTAATAAAGTAAAAACTACCCCGGCTGGCATTGTTATTCGCTGGCATCGTTATCACCATAATGAAGCTCAGTTTGAGGCAGTAAGCAACTTTTGTAAAGATCTTGGCTTAGGTCTATTGCCATACTTCGGCCATCTCGGTAGTATAGAGGCTATGCGGGACTGGTCCAATCATCAACTTGAAGAACCTCTTAAATCTTTTGTTTATAACTCTGTCTTTACTGAATTTATAGAAAAAGCATGTATTCTAAATAAAGGGGCCACAAATTGTAAGCAGTCGGAGTTTGTGGTTTTAGATGCCGACGGTTCGTTGGTATTTTGTTGCTCTTGCTATAAAAACTACAAAACGAATGCTCCCTTTCTAGCGATGAGTGCAAGCGAGATAGAATCTTTTAAATCCCCCAATTCAACTATTTGCAGTCTTTGTCTTGGTAGCGGCTGGTCTGGGTATATGAATAGACCAAAGACACTGGAGGAGTATGATGGGTGCATTTCTTTGGGCGCAACATAG